The following nucleotide sequence is from Arvicanthis niloticus isolate mArvNil1 chromosome 25, mArvNil1.pat.X, whole genome shotgun sequence.
AGCTGCTAGGCCTCCTGACCTGAGTCCAGTCTCGGGAGCCACATGGTAGACAAGGAGAATCacctcctgaaagctgtcctcacTGCCGTATACGGGCTGTGGGATGAACACTCCCACACCCTGAATGCCAGTTTTTAGAGCAAAAGGCCACACACgtaaatgaaatataatacaaattctaaaaatacttaagtatctttttaaaaaaaatagttgtgATTTACAAACTTTATACTTTATAATACAAAATGTGGTTTACCCAGAAAGAATACTGACATGGTCAAGGAGCATTGGAGTTGGttatggtgtgtgcctgtgttctcAGAacctccgggggggggggggtcctcacAGTCTGAGCAACACAGTGAGGGCACCATCTCAGAACACACATTGGTTCTAAGTGCTTGGATTATTTCTAAAAGTTTCTGTAAGAGAACTTGGATTTGTATTTATTACTGTTGAATATATGGTATTCCATAGGGCTGTAAAACTATTCTGGAAGGGAAGTTCTGAAGAAAAGCATGGAAAATGACGTCAGTTGGTGTTACGCGGTGTGAATTGCAAGTGCTATACCTCCTGGTCTTGATGGACAACCATGTCTTTAGTTTTCTGGCCATTGCCTTGTATGTATAATGAGTGATAAAGGGCTCTAATTAGTTGCTTGCTTTGGTTTGACACTAAGTGCTCACAGCTTTTACGAGTTCGCTATTTCCTAAGTAAACCAAAGTTTTCTTAGACAGGGAGGCAGCAGGATTCTGGGTGTGGTCCTGGCTGCTGAGAACCAGCCATGCTATGATTGATAAAGCCCGCCTTTAAGTTTAAATTCTGCCTAGCAGAGTAACCTGTCCAGGAGTTTTCCTTAATGTAGCCCCACAGACCTAAACTTTGAGAAGAATGACTCCATGTCCCGATACGGAGCCTCCCAGGTTGAAGACATGGGGAACATAATTTTAGCAATGATCTCCGAGCCCTACAGTGAGTATCTCTGGTGATCGTGCAGTAATGGGATTCGATCCCTTCACTCTTGGCTTCGATTGCGTTGCCCAGCTCTGCCGTCCAGTAGCCAGACGGTGactgtgtactctttgtttgcAGATCACAGATTTTCAGATCCAGAGAGAGTCAACTACAAATTTGAAAGCGGCACCTGGTGAGTGGCTGAGCGCTATTCATTTGAGCCTTGGATTTGTTCTTACTTAGGACATTTAAGTCTCCTTAGATTTTCCTAACTTTACTAAACCTGTTTACCACTTCTTATTGTTAAGGCGCCTTTAAAGCAAGCTTATAGGTGAGACTGAAATGTAGTGAAGTGCTGACATCTTTAACTACTCACTGACTTAGGGACAACTCTGTTTAGTTTGTGATTCCTGCTTTAGTCTTCatgtctgtctcccctctctaAAGGGAAAGTCTTGAAAGTTCTGCAGGCAAtagaaaaatgatttattaaGGTTGCTTACTGCTCAAGCACAGGACCTGGGGTTTGTTCCCACACTAGGCAGttaaaactgcctgtaactccagatccaagggaCTGAATGCTCTCCAGCctacacacatgatgcacatagaTTCATGTAGGTGTgcgtacatacacataaataacataaatGGGTCTTTAAAGAAGTTCTTGATGTTCATgaggtaaagtgtgtgtgtgtgtgtgtgtgtgtgtgtgtgtgtgtgtgtgtacactatcAGTATCTACTTCATCGCCAGGGACATCTAGGGAGGAGTCTGAAGTGTTGCCTTTAATCATAGGTGGACTTGATTGTTAGTCACTGTCATAAATTTCTGTAAGATTGTCTGGCATCTGGTGATGAATTGAAACTCGGACAGCTTTGCCAATGGAGAGTCTTTAGCACTGATTTTGTTGTGAGAAAGTGACTCACTAGGAAAATGTCCTAAGATTACTGAAAATATGAacaagagaaagacaaaacatCAAAAGGTGTCAAAATGTATAATGGGTGATTTGCAAGTGACTCACTAAGGCGTGGAGACTCCCAAGTGTTTCCATAAACACCCTGTGCTTGCTGACACTCCCGGTTGATGAGGGAGATACTTTAATAGTCTTCTGACCACATGCTCACATTCCCTGTGTGGGTTAATTGTAGCTTTATTCTGATCCTTGCTGTCAAGCTGGATTCAAAAAGTTGAAGTCCCACTCCACCCACCCTGACCTCAGTATGGTGGCTCAGACTCATGTTCAGATGGTAAGGGTAGGAAGTTGTCAAATTCAGGGTCAGCCTTGGGCTATTTATGCCACCTCCAAACAGGAGTGAAAACAAGACAACTCTTCTTCTTTCTAGGTCAGGCTGTAAGGGTACCGAGAGAATTTTGCTTTCTGTGAATTGATCTGAGATGGTTTTGAACTTACAGCAAGGAAGGAGCTATTCAGGTTTCCTGAATATGTTAGCTGTATTAGACCTACAGCCAGCCATCATTCTATAGTGACACAACTGATTTTGTGAGCTGTCCTCAGACAGGTTTGAAGGATATAGAGGAAGTTGGGATTGCAAGTCAATGTGATCCTTAGCAGGACTCGTGTGTAGCCAAGCAGCTTGCCATGCATTAACCAGGCAACATGAAGTTGTGTTTGGTTCACAGCAGCAAGATGGAACTTATTGATGACAACACAGTGGTGAGAGCTCGAGGCCTGCCCTGGCAATCTTCGGATCAAGATATTGCACGGTTCTTCAAAGGACTCAATATTGCCaagttggttttcttctctttgttttgctcAATTCCAGAGGAGGACAgggttttctgttctttctcccctATGTTTCTCCTCCATCTgccatctgttttgtttctttcaaagGGGTGGTGCAGCACTTTGTCTGAATGCTCAGGGGCGAAGGAACGGAGAGGCACTGGTTAGATTTGTAAGTGAGGAGCACAGAGATCTAGCACTGCAGAGGCACAAACATCACATGGGGACCCGGTACATTGAGGTATGTGCTCACAGCCCGGCTACTGGACCTCTCCAGGTGCCTGTTAGCTTGTGATGGGTAGTTTAGAACCTGCTTTAATGTCTCCTTTTTCCCTTAGGTTTACAAAGCAACAGGGGAAGATTTTCTTAAAATTGCCGGAGGTAAGCTCCTTTTATGTAGTTCAGATTCATTGATAACCTGAAGTtttgcgcgcacacacacacacacacacacacacacacacacacacactgagtagaTTCCTGTGACCATAAATGGTTCTTTCCTAGTGAAACTCGGGGGTTGGTCTATAAATAGGGAGAAGAAACTTCTAACTCTGCTGGTGAATTTAATGTACTGTAACATTTTCCCTAAGGCCTGAGCCAACTACTATAGCTAAATAGCCATTAAGAATGAGactgtagccgggcggtggtggcacacacctttaatcccagcacttgggaggcagaggcaggcggatttctgagttcgaggccagcctggtctacaaagtgagtttcaggacagccagggctacacagagaaagcctgtctcgggaaaaaacaaaacaaaacaaaacaaaaaaataaaataaaaagaatgagacTATATAAAGGTGAAAGGGTCTCATACagtcacatataaagggaaagggtAGTTCTTGAAAGAAATGTTTCTGAGTTGTTGAGACAACTGCCTGTAGTACCTGAGGCTGCTACAAATCTACTTCAGGATCGTCTCTGAAGTTCTGAGCGCACCAGAGCTCAGGACCATGGTAGTTTCTTACGTTTTGGGGATAATTTTATAGATttggctctctcctttcacctttctgtgggttctgaaGCTAGAGTTTAAAGTGTCCAGTTTGCATGGCAGATGCTACCCACAAACCCATCTTGACAGCTCCAATCGATTTTTAGGTGTGTGGTAGTCTCGGAAATACAAATAGAggaataaaaagatttaaaaactttCTTAGGTTTCCAGTTTTTCTTATTAGAATATATGTTTCataacacattttcattatccacatATGTAACATTTTATTGACAATAGCTCCCAAGAGAACATCTTTATCCAATTTTTAAGTGAGTCACctaagatgaccaaaatatttttgtttgatttttttttttttacatgtttgagtgttttgcctgcatgtgtatgcatCATGTCTGTGCTTAGTGCCTAAGAAAGCcagagggtattggatctcctggaactggaattacagacaggtgtgaggtACCCATGGgtgcagccagggctcttaacaaCTGACTGTTGATCAGTCCTTGTTGGATTTTCACTATGGTTTTACttcatagtccaggctggccttaaactccaggcattctcctgcctccgcctTTCAGTGCTTGTATTATAAGAAATGAGCCCAGGATATGCTggcttatctttttaaatatttttatttttattttgtgtttatgaatgttttgccacatgtgtgccttgtgcctgtggagatcagaagacggCATTAGATCCCccggatctggagttacaggcagttgtgagccactgtgtggatgctgagaattcaGTCTTGGTCCCCCacaaaagtagccagtgctcttaagcagtGAACTCTCTCTCTAgtccaaaataataatagtaataatagttattattattgtaattttTAGACATCTACTTTGTAAGCTTCTGTTCATGTggttttaaaacttcatttttcaTATTCTGAACACCACATGTtaaatttattatgtgtataattATACATGCTATTATCTATCACTACTGAATTCCTAGCTTGTTTTTAGTATGTTGTGAAGTTTTCTCTATTTGTGTGTACTGTCTTTCAGGATGGATCTCTGAAAAGTAGGAGAGCTGAATCTAAGAATTGAAGCCTTTTTAATAGACTCTTGACAAGGTGCCAGATGCTATTAGTGGGACTTTCATTAAATACAGAGTCCTATAAAATACAGCCCTGGCGAGTCTTTTCAGCTGTCAGACTTGTTTTCTAcaaaagttttcttttcctctagcTTTCTAGAATGTCCCTCTTCTGCTACTTTCTTTAGCTAAACTCTGAGGCTTCAAAGGTTAAGACTTGACTTCTTACATAAAGTTTCTGAAGTGCCACAGCAGTATTTTGATACTGGTTGGGGACTGCAGATGTATTTGAAGCTGCTGGTGTCTCCCGGCATCCTGGGCTTCGATGGTAGTAAGCACACTACAACCTGGGGACAAGTTGGCTGGATTCACTGTGCGTCGCATAGCGTGGTTAGCGTTGTCATAAGCAAACAGTGTCACTGGGAGTCTGCAGACATGCAATTCCGTGCTTGTTCTATGGCAGTGCTGCATAAACGCTGTAGTTTGGGAAGGATGTTGGCAAATTTTGGAACCGTGCCCACGTACTTTCATTATTCTCTACAAAAACTTAAAGCAAAGGAGTACTTATAAACACACTATACTGTATTtatccatccttccatctgttttttttttttttttttttttaagaatccaTTTGTCCGTTCATCTGCCTGTTCTGTTGGGTATTTTTAAGAATCTTAGCTAACTctaatctatctgtctgtctttttcagacaggatttttctgtgtagtcctggctatcctggtacttgctctgtagaccaggctggcctcaaacgtaGAGACATCCATTGgtccctgtctcccaagtgcagggatgattaaaggcctgcaccaccactgcttggcaaCAATGTACTTTATTAGCCTCGTTCATTCTCAGAGTTTATCAAGTAGTCAGTTTAGATGTGAGAACTATAGCAAGGATGAGGCGTAAGCACTCTGGGTCTGGGGCTTGTGCCTTTAGTTATTGTACAGCTGGACAGTGAACTCAAACACATATTAGGCAAAGTCTGTGCCGCTGGCCTTCTCCCTACCCAGGACCTGTGTGTCTTTAAACTACCATGAAGAACAGGTGGATACTCTGTGGATGTCTGGCCAGCATCCTAAATTAAGGGAAGAGTTTCTTCCCTTGTGCTATGGGAAGAGTTTGAAATTTTCAGGAAGATACTTCTGAGTCCTAGGATATTATTATGAATCCACTAGTGTTGTGGCTTTTAACTGTACATTCAGAGGCTTGCTAGAAGGGCTTGGGTTATAGCTGAGTGCCAGACCACGTGTTTGAGTCCCAgcaacatgcacagacacacactgtcaGGAACTTTAACATTTTCAAACCTGGCCGTGTTGATGCTTTAACtctttcttcctgtgttttctaaTATCTGTTTTCTCTAGGGACATCCAACGAGGTAGCCCAGTTTCTCTCCAAGGAAAATCAAGTCATTGTGCGCATGCGGGGGCTCCCCTTCACAGCCACAGCTGAAGAAGTGGTAGCCTTCTTTGGACAGCACTGCCCCATCACTGGGGGCAAGGAAGGCATCCTCTTCGTCACCTACCCAGATGGTAGGCCAACAGGAGATGCTTTTGTGCTCTTTGCTTGTGAGGAGCATGCTCAGAACGCCCTGAGGAAGCATAAGGACTTGCTGGGTAAAAGGTACATCGAACTCTTCAGGAGCACAGCCGCTGAAGTCCAGCAGGTTGGTCTTAGAGGATCTTTTGGGACCTTGGCATTAACTTTTTTATTAGGTtgtgtgtattttcatgtattaaaTACTTCCTAAACAGAAGTTAGACATAAGGAATACATTATTTAAGAAAGTTGAGAATTGGCTTGGTGGTACCTCaggcctttcccttctcttttttaaGTTTAGAGTTGGGAGTATAAAGATAGTATGAAGGGAAAACTACCTGGAATTTGCCcagtgaaaaggaattaaacacaTTACCACCAGAATCCAACTCTTGCAGTATGCCTAGTTCTTAAATACATGTACCCAGATAGACACTACTTAGTAAGCACATTGTATTCTGTGGCGTGTGTGCCTTGAGTATTGTGTTTACTATggtcttactgtgtaaccctAGCTGGCCTAAAACTCTCCGAATATAGCGGATAGACCAGCCTTAAACTAATGGACAGTGctcttgtgtctgcctcctgggggctgggattacaggtgtgtacttcATCTATTGGATAGAAGTGAATGTCACACTTTCTGAGaggaaatgcatttttttttaagatttgtttattttatatgtgtgagtacactgtagctgtcttcagacacaccagaagagggcatcagatcccattacagatggctgtgagccaccaggtgtttgctggggattgaactcaggacctctggaagagcagacagtgctcttaactgctgagccgtttctccagcccctcGTCAGAGCTTCTTAAACTTCTTTGCACTTAAGACTTCCCCCAAAGGATCATGAGAAACAGTCATACTTTGTAATAATTCTGAGGGAGGCTGTGGTTATACCCCACTGCCATCCCTGTCTCTGAGGATTTGGTTCAGCGTTTCCTGCATGCTCTGCTCTACAACTGATTCACCCTGAAAGACTAGAACCTGTGTTTTTAGTGGGACTCTTGGTGATGTTGGTCACAGTGGTTTGTGGTGTGGCATAGGAGCAGCAGGTCTTTTCAGTCACTCGCGCTTTGCCTTGTATACAGGTGCTGAATCGATTCTCCTCAGCCCCTCTGATTCCACTTCCAACACCTCCCATTATCCCTCTACTACCTCAGCAGTTTGTGCCCCCCACCAATGTAAGAGACTGTGTACGTCTGCGAGGTCTTCCCTATGCTGCCACAATAGAAGACATTCTGGACTTCCTGGGGGAGTTTTCTACAGATATTCGTACACATGGGGTTCACATGGTATTGAATCACCAGGTAAGGGGGTTGTTTATTGGAAAATGTGTTTGCTCGTTCTTGTGACCAAGTGCCCCTTCTAGTCGATAGCCCAAAGTTTTACATTGCCTTTATGAAAAGACTTAGCTGtaagtataaaaaatatttaggaTATACTCCAAAAATTAGCCTGCTGTTAGCATGGTAATTGAAATTCAGCTCTGCTTCTTTTATCACAGAAATCTGTCCCATTATTAGTCCATCAAATTGGGGCCAAATATATTATGAATGCAAATAGCCTTTTCCTGTGCAGCCACTCAGCTCTGCTGTTTTGGTGTAACAGTGGTCACAGACCAAATGTAAGCCAAGAACTTAATATGTCCTAAAGCACTTTATATCCAGACATTGCACATGGCGAGTGTGGGGCACTCACTCACATTAAGCAGATGGAGGGCCTGGAGCACTGCACTCTGTAGCAGTGTGTGGATCTTAGTCTCAGCTGCATCAAGGAGCAATTGCAAAAGGTTTTCTATCAAAGGCTGACTGGAttcttctggattctttccatATGCCAGGAAGTATTTACTAGCTTGATGCTACTTGAATTTTGGTTAAACAAAATCAATTTAGGTGCTGGACAGTTGACTAGTATTTTGTGCTGTCTTAAgcaagataaaaatttaaatattcatagcCAAGAAGTACTAATTTTCAGGCCTCTTgttaaaaagcaaagaatttaattttggaaaacaggcatatatatatatatatttttttttttttcagagcattAATGGATTGAATACAGACTTAAAGTagaaatactaatttttttttttcctgactaaTTTTCCACTTGGTACTCGGAGGTCTGTTCACATTTATAACTATCTTCCTAACTATCTTCCTACTTTCTGGAAGGTCCAAGCTTTTGGGCACAAGGAGTCAAAACCTCCTGTGCCCTTGCGAAGTCTTTGACACCGACATTTGTTATGTTAACACTTTGTGTAAGCTACACACCTTTTAGTCTACAGCTCATAGCTCACTTTACCAGTTAAGAGTCCtttgaaatagaataaaatagaattcCCCACCGCTCAACATCACTGGGGAATTATTTCTTTCAAGTCACTGTTTTCTAATAACCTGGGACCATTACcctttgattaacaacagtagacAGATTTTGCCTCTGATTTGACCTCCATGACCTGGAGAAAAatgcttctttgatgatggcCAAGTTCTTATCTGCCTGGAAGACATTAGGTTTCCATCTTGACTGGACTGGGTTTGTTGCTAATTTCCCTGGTATGGTGACTATTATGGTAACTTGCATGGTAATAATTTGTAAAATGgtataatataaatattcccTAAGAGACTTGGAGAACTGACTTAAAATAGTCCTATAAactcgtcttttttttttttttccctctgatctCCTTCATATCAAAAATATTACAAAGGTATTCTAGCTGTGTGCAGCACAGAGAGGCTTGGTTTTCAAGATGGAAATTTTTGCTAACGAAACTAACTCTGACTAGTTAAGAGCAGTCTAAGGAGACGGTGTGAGCATGCACAAGGTTCCCAGCGTGGCAGGTGACATCTAGCCTCTTAGCCTCTTCCCTGGCGGCTCTCATTTGCTTGCCCTCAAGAGGCACCCCTAAAGGGATGTGGCAGGCAGAGAGGAACTGATACCGAGAGCCAAAGGACAACACTGGCTTGTTTAGTTTCCTGTAGGAGGATATATTTCTAGCTTTTCTCATCGAATTTAATCGGATTtttcagaaggggaaaaaaaaagtccaataTATAATCCTATATTTGAAAACTACGGTCACAAGGAGACCTTTTAAAATCCTGTAAATTTGATACTAACTTCATAGAAACCAAAAAAGGATCACTTTTCAGTCATGATCTCTCAGAGCTACTTCTTCAAGATTTTGTGGGCCATTCTGGCGCTTAGAGAAGGAAACCCAAGTCAGATTTTAGTAGATCACACTGTCACCCATATTTTGTGGCTAACCATGTCTTGCACTGTGGGTGATTGTCACTTAGCATGCTTTGTAAGCAACCATTTATTTCCTTGTTGGAGGAGACAGTCGCCTTTTGTTTGTATTCTCCCCTCAAACACTCAGGGACGCCCGTCAGGAGATGCCTTTATCCAGATGAAGTCTACAGACAGAGCATTCATGGCTGCGCAGAAGTATCATAAAAAAACCATGAAGGACAGATATGTTGAAGTCTTTCA
It contains:
- the Esrp1 gene encoding epithelial splicing regulatory protein 1 isoform X3 encodes the protein MTASPDYLVVLFGITAGATGAKLGSDEKELILLLWKVVDLANKKVGQLHEVLVRPDQLELTEDCKEETKIDAENLSSAPQLDQALRQFNQSVSNELNIGVGTSFCLCTDGQLHIRQILHPEASKKNVLLPECFYSFFDLRKEFKKCCPGSPDIDKLDVAAMAENLNFEKNDSMSRYGASQVEDMGNIILAMISEPYNHRFSDPERVNYKFESGTCSKMELIDDNTVVRARGLPWQSSDQDIARFFKGLNIAKGGAALCLNAQGRRNGEALVRFVSEEHRDLALQRHKHHMGTRYIEVYKATGEDFLKIAGGTSNEVAQFLSKENQVIVRMRGLPFTATAEEVVAFFGQHCPITGGKEGILFVTYPDGRPTGDAFVLFACEEHAQNALRKHKDLLGKRYIELFRSTAAEVQQVLNRFSSAPLIPLPTPPIIPLLPQQFVPPTNVRDCVRLRGLPYAATIEDILDFLGEFSTDIRTHGVHMVLNHQGRPSGDAFIQMKSTDRAFMAAQKYHKKTMKDRYVEVFQCSAEEMNFVLMGGTLNRNGLSPPPCLSPPSYTFPAPAAVIPTEAAIYQPSLLLNPRALQPSTAYYPAGTQLFMNYTAYYPSPPGSPNSLGYFPTAANLSSVPPQPGTVVRMQGLAYNTGVKEILNFFQGYQYATEDGFVHTNDQARTLPKEWVCI
- the Esrp1 gene encoding epithelial splicing regulatory protein 1 isoform X2: MTASPDYLVVLFGITAGATGAKLGSDEKELILLLWKVVDLANKKVGQLHEVLVRPDQLELTEDCKEETKIDAENLSSAPQLDQALRQFNQSVSNELNIGVGTSFCLCTDGQLHIRQILHPEASKKNVLLPECFYSFFDLRKEFKKCCPGSPDIDKLDVAAMAENLNFEKNDSMSRYGASQVEDMGNIILAMISEPYNHRFSDPERVNYKFESGTCKMELIDDNTVVRARGLPWQSSDQDIARFFKGLNIAKGGAALCLNAQGRRNGEALVRFVSEEHRDLALQRHKHHMGTRYIEVYKATGEDFLKIAGGTSNEVAQFLSKENQVIVRMRGLPFTATAEEVVAFFGQHCPITGGKEGILFVTYPDGRPTGDAFVLFACEEHAQNALRKHKDLLGKRYIELFRSTAAEVQQVLNRFSSAPLIPLPTPPIIPLLPQQFVPPTNVRDCVRLRGLPYAATIEDILDFLGEFSTDIRTHGVHMVLNHQGRPSGDAFIQMKSTDRAFMAAQKYHKKTMKDRYVEVFQCSAEEMNFVLMGGTLNRNGLSPPPCKLPCLSPPSYTFPAPAAVIPTEAAIYQPSLLLNPRALQPSTAYYPAGTQLFMNYTAYYPSPPGSPNSLGYFPTAANLSSVPPQPGTVVRMQGLAYNTGVKEILNFFQGYQYATEDGFVHTNDQARTLPKEWVCI
- the Esrp1 gene encoding epithelial splicing regulatory protein 1 isoform X1; protein product: MTASPDYLVVLFGITAGATGAKLGSDEKELILLLWKVVDLANKKVGQLHEVLVRPDQLELTEDCKEETKIDAENLSSAPQLDQALRQFNQSVSNELNIGVGTSFCLCTDGQLHIRQILHPEASKKNVLLPECFYSFFDLRKEFKKCCPGSPDIDKLDVAAMAENLNFEKNDSMSRYGASQVEDMGNIILAMISEPYNHRFSDPERVNYKFESGTCSKMELIDDNTVVRARGLPWQSSDQDIARFFKGLNIAKGGAALCLNAQGRRNGEALVRFVSEEHRDLALQRHKHHMGTRYIEVYKATGEDFLKIAGGTSNEVAQFLSKENQVIVRMRGLPFTATAEEVVAFFGQHCPITGGKEGILFVTYPDGRPTGDAFVLFACEEHAQNALRKHKDLLGKRYIELFRSTAAEVQQVLNRFSSAPLIPLPTPPIIPLLPQQFVPPTNVRDCVRLRGLPYAATIEDILDFLGEFSTDIRTHGVHMVLNHQGRPSGDAFIQMKSTDRAFMAAQKYHKKTMKDRYVEVFQCSAEEMNFVLMGGTLNRNGLSPPPCKLPCLSPPSYTFPAPAAVIPTEAAIYQPSLLLNPRALQPSTAYYPAGTQLFMNYTAYYPSPPGSPNSLGYFPTAANLSSVPPQPGTVVRMQGLAYNTGVKEILNFFQGYQYATEDGFVHTNDQARTLPKEWVCI
- the Esrp1 gene encoding epithelial splicing regulatory protein 1 isoform X4 codes for the protein MTASPDYLVVLFGITAGATGAKLGSDEKELILLLWKVVDLANKKVGQLHEVLVRPDQLELTEDCKEETKIDAENLSSAPQLDQALRQFNQSVSNELNIGVGTSFCLCTDGQLHIRQILHPEASKKNVLLPECFYSFFDLRKEFKKCCPGSPDIDKLDVAAMAENLNFEKNDSMSRYGASQVEDMGNIILAMISEPYNHRFSDPERVNYKFESGTCSKMELIDDNTVVRARGLPWQSSDQDIARFFKGLNIAKGGAALCLNAQGRRNGEALVRFVSEEHRDLALQRHKHHMGTRYIEVYKATGEDFLKIAGGTSNEVAQFLSKENQVIVRMRGLPFTATAEEVVAFFGQHCPITGGKEGILFVTYPDGRPTGDAFVLFACEEHAQNALRKHKDLLGKRYIELFRSTAAEVQQVLNRFSSAPLIPLPTPPIIPLLPQQFVPPTNVRDCVRLRGLPYAATIEDILDFLGEFSTDIRTHGVHMVLNHQGRPSGDAFIQMKSTDRAFMAAQKYHKKTMKDRYVEVFQCSAEEMNFVLMGGTLNRNGLSPPPCKLPCLSPPSYTFPAPAAVIPTEAAIYQPSLLLNPRALQPSTAYYPAGTQLFMNYTAYYPSPPGSPNSLGYFPTAANLSSVPPQPGTVVRMQGLAYNTGVKEILNFFQGYQCLKDVW
- the Esrp1 gene encoding epithelial splicing regulatory protein 1 isoform X5 translates to MTASPDYLVVLFGITAGATGAKLGSDEKELILLLWKVVDLANKKVGQLHEVLVRPDQLELTEDCKEETKIDAENLSSAPQLDQALRQFNQSVSNELNIGVGTSFCLCTDGQLHIRQILHPEASKKNVLLPECFYSFFDLRKEFKKCCPGSPDIDKLDVAAMAENLNFEKNDSMSRYGASQVEDMGNIILAMISEPYNHRFSDPERVNYKFESGTCSKMELIDDNTVVRARGLPWQSSDQDIARFFKGLNIAKGGAALCLNAQGRRNGEALVRFVSEEHRDLALQRHKHHMGTRYIEVYKATGEDFLKIAGGTSNEVAQFLSKENQVIVRMRGLPFTATAEEVVAFFGQHCPITGGKEGILFVTYPDGRPTGDAFVLFACEEHAQNALRKHKDLLGKRYIELFRSTAAEVQQVLNRFSSAPLIPLPTPPIIPLLPQQFVPPTNVRDCVRLRGLPYAATIEDILDFLGEFSTDIRTHGVHMVLNHQGRPSGDAFIQMKSTDRAFMAAQKYHKKTMKDRYVEVFQCSAEEMNFVLMGGTLNRNGLSPPPCKLPCLSPPSYTFPAPAAVIPTEAAIYQPSLLLNPRALQPSTAYYPAGTQLFMNYTAYYPSV